A window of Cryptomeria japonica chromosome 3, Sugi_1.0, whole genome shotgun sequence contains these coding sequences:
- the LOC131034230 gene encoding protein DWD HYPERSENSITIVE TO UV-B 1 isoform X2 produces MRSIGPKLRTVDLKDVSLGKDSLRDLLERGLPCQLLNLSSCCVRKLNMSGQFFALHTLKLDFNNLTSLPKDCFISMPKLMRLSMCETGITNFWTTCAALSRLPSLLELRFQNCLCCNDTGQCPQSSSEKLNSLVHESIASKPGLKAWSTDWSPIDQEGVRFPDSELSETEEANFHDMFSDDESVARYHLGHSSNDNSSDESDIDSRFHLRGLVTADIPTDIQQQTIFLGNLKRERNEITHMDYNNANILEQPTEHLNTEESFFETNEGFSMRNEELILVRDRETPGSLNELSHNSFDCCVSKNTFYSAAERTIPVGLSAISTGEGTCGDDLNVAFPEMPVAIAVRRDASSSYHPSPICFQKHYREFMIASLPDLKVLDNVPISQLERERAQTIFLQHFELLPYNRRDKENVTKILNGRETGVSSGIQSSSKLKRLGMANGNAVSFRQSICASKMAAWPDIHPISKLKKSPTEINKKFRPRQFEYHQIDSNLMVFGTLDGEVVVINHESGKLVGHVQSVGANHSILGLCWFSKDPTKLIAGSDNGTLQLYDVNRMRSALLSGRCGANSSNRNPSSYTYEEFESLTSVHINATDNYFLASGYSKHVALYDICSGRRLQVFEDLHGEHINVVKFSHHSPNIFATSSFDKDIKMWDLRQKPTHPLYTNTSTKGNVMVCFSHDDHYLLSSAVDNEVKQHLAVDGRLHTKFDIASTGGVQNYTRSYYMNGKDYIISGSCEENVVRICCAQTGRRLRDLALEGRGSRSSLYVQSLRGDPFRDFHLSVLAAYINPDSKSEILKINLLSSDTYPKDRDSDLQYLPFSGMGG; encoded by the exons ATGCGATCTATTGGGCCAAAACTTCGAACGGTTGATTTAAAAGATGTTTCTCTTGGGAAAGATTCCCTTAG GGATCTTTTGGAAAGAGGTTTGCCATGCCAGCTTTTGAACTTGAGTTCCTGTTGTGTCAGGAAGTTAAATATGTCAGGGCAATTTTTTGCACTTCACACACTGAAGCTGGATTTTAATAATCTTACTAGCTTACCAAAAGATTGCTTTATTTCTATGCCAAAATTAATGAGGCTTTCTATGTGTGAGACTGGAATCACCAATTTCTGGACAACATGTGCTGCATTATCAAGACTACCATCTTTGTTGGAACTCCGTTTTCAGAATTGTTTATGTTGTAATGATACAGGGCAGTGTCCACAATCTTCATCTGAAAAACTCAATTCTCTTGTACATGAAAGTATTGCTTCAAAACCAGGCCTTAAAGCTTGGAGCACGGACTGGTCTCCTATTGATCAGGAGGGTGTTAGATTTCCAGATTCAGAACTTTCTGAAACAGAAGAAGCAAATTTTCATGACATGTTCTCAGATGATGAGTCAGTGGCACGCTACCATTTAGGTCATAGCTCGAATGATAATTCATCAGATGAAAGTGATATTGATTCAAGATTTCACCTAAGAGGGTTGGTTACAGCGGATATTCCAACAGATATTCAGCAGCAGACAATTTTTCTGGGAAAtttgaaaagagagagaaatgaAATCACACACATGGATTATAACAATGCCAATATCTTGGAGCAACCAACTGAGCATCTAAATACAGAGGAGAGTTTCTTTGAAACAAATGAAGGGTTTTCTATGAGGAATGAAGAACTGATCTTGGTGAGAGATAGGGAAACACCTGGAAGTCTCAATGAACTTTCTCATAATTCATTTGACTGTTGTGTTTCAAAAAATACATTTTATAGTGCAGCTGAGAGAACCATACCAGTTGGGTTAAGTGCAATAAGCACTGGAGAAGGGACTTGTGGTGATGACCTAAATGTTGCATTCCCAGAAATGCCTGTTGCGATTGCAGTCAGACGAGATGCTTCAAGTTCATACCATCCCTCTCCGATTTGTTTTCAGAAACATTATCGAGAATTTATGATAGCCTCATTGCCTGATTTGAAAGTGCTTGATAATGTGCCTATATCTCAGTTGGAGAGGGAAAGAGCACAAACAATATTTTTACAACATTTTGAATTGCTGCCATACAATAGGAGAGATAAAGAGAATGTCACTAAGATTTTAAATGGACGTGAAACTGGGGTGAGTTCTGGAATACAAAGTTCTTCCAAACTAAAACGATTGGGCATGGCCAATGGTAATGCCGTTTCATTTCGTCAATCTATTTGTGCAAGTAAAATGGCGGCATGGCCAGATATTCACCCCATCTCTAAATTGAAAAAAAGCCCTACCGAGATTAATAAAAAGTTTCGGCCCCGGCAATTTGAATATCACCAAATAGATTCTAATTTGATGGTCTTTGGGACTCTGGATGGAGAAGTAGTTGTGATCAACCATGAAAGTGGTAAACTTGTTGGTCACGTTCAGTCGGTTGGAGCAAATCACAGTATTCTTGGGCTGTGTTGGTTCAGCAAGGACCCTACAAAG CTTATTGCTGGCTCTGACAATGGCACATTACAATTATATGATGTGAACCGGATGCGTTCAGCACTACTTTCTGGAAGATGTGGTGCAAACAGCAGTAATAGGAACCCTTCTTCATATACATATGAAGAGTTTGAGTCATTAACATCTGTCCATATCAATGCAACAGACAATTATTTTCTTGCTAGTGGCTATTCAAAACATGTTGCTCTGTATGATATTTGCAGTGGGAGACGTTTACAAGTTTTTGAAGATCTTCACGGTGAACATATAAATGTTGTGAAATTTTCTCACCATTCTCCCAACATATTTGCTacttcatcatttgacaaggacATCAAGATGTGGGATTTACGACAGAAGCCAACACATCCTCTGTATACAAATACCAGCACAAAAGGAAATGTGATGGTCTGCTTCTCTCATGATGATCATTATCTTCTTTCTTCAGCTGTGGATAATGAG GTTAAGCAACATTTAGCTGTGGATGGGAGGCTACATACCAAATTTGACATTGCATCAACAGGAGGTGTTCAGAACTATACTCGTTCATATTACATGAATGGGAAAGATTATATTATTAGTGGGAGTTGTGAGGAAAATGTTGTTCGTATTTGCTGTGCTCAGACTGGTAGAAGGCTTAGGGATCTTGCCCTTGAG
- the LOC131034230 gene encoding protein DWD HYPERSENSITIVE TO UV-B 1 isoform X1, whose translation MEIATLEARYIDACQTHGSSPNNLILSAFAKANLLKSLDEACILEIIIDQLTDIDIYPLTEALFLVNYSELDAVDVLHISPCVVFNGQDLLALMRSIGPKLRTVDLKDVSLGKDSLRDLLERGLPCQLLNLSSCCVRKLNMSGQFFALHTLKLDFNNLTSLPKDCFISMPKLMRLSMCETGITNFWTTCAALSRLPSLLELRFQNCLCCNDTGQCPQSSSEKLNSLVHESIASKPGLKAWSTDWSPIDQEGVRFPDSELSETEEANFHDMFSDDESVARYHLGHSSNDNSSDESDIDSRFHLRGLVTADIPTDIQQQTIFLGNLKRERNEITHMDYNNANILEQPTEHLNTEESFFETNEGFSMRNEELILVRDRETPGSLNELSHNSFDCCVSKNTFYSAAERTIPVGLSAISTGEGTCGDDLNVAFPEMPVAIAVRRDASSSYHPSPICFQKHYREFMIASLPDLKVLDNVPISQLERERAQTIFLQHFELLPYNRRDKENVTKILNGRETGVSSGIQSSSKLKRLGMANGNAVSFRQSICASKMAAWPDIHPISKLKKSPTEINKKFRPRQFEYHQIDSNLMVFGTLDGEVVVINHESGKLVGHVQSVGANHSILGLCWFSKDPTKLIAGSDNGTLQLYDVNRMRSALLSGRCGANSSNRNPSSYTYEEFESLTSVHINATDNYFLASGYSKHVALYDICSGRRLQVFEDLHGEHINVVKFSHHSPNIFATSSFDKDIKMWDLRQKPTHPLYTNTSTKGNVMVCFSHDDHYLLSSAVDNEVKQHLAVDGRLHTKFDIASTGGVQNYTRSYYMNGKDYIISGSCEENVVRICCAQTGRRLRDLALEGRGSRSSLYVQSLRGDPFRDFHLSVLAAYINPDSKSEILKINLLSSDTYPKDRDSDLQYLPFSGMGG comes from the exons GTATATTGATGCCTGTCAGACTCACGGGTCTTCTCCAAACAACTTGATTTTGTCAGCATTTGCCAAG GCCAACCTGCTGAAATCTCTGGATGAAGCATGCATCTTGGAGATAATTATCGACCAACTCACAGATATTGATATTTATCCTTTGACTGAAGCCCTTTTTTTGGTAAATTATTCTGAATTAGATGCAGTAGATGTACTTCACATCTCACCATGTGTGGTATTCAATGGCCAAGACCTCTTGGCTCTCATGCGATCTATTGGGCCAAAACTTCGAACGGTTGATTTAAAAGATGTTTCTCTTGGGAAAGATTCCCTTAG GGATCTTTTGGAAAGAGGTTTGCCATGCCAGCTTTTGAACTTGAGTTCCTGTTGTGTCAGGAAGTTAAATATGTCAGGGCAATTTTTTGCACTTCACACACTGAAGCTGGATTTTAATAATCTTACTAGCTTACCAAAAGATTGCTTTATTTCTATGCCAAAATTAATGAGGCTTTCTATGTGTGAGACTGGAATCACCAATTTCTGGACAACATGTGCTGCATTATCAAGACTACCATCTTTGTTGGAACTCCGTTTTCAGAATTGTTTATGTTGTAATGATACAGGGCAGTGTCCACAATCTTCATCTGAAAAACTCAATTCTCTTGTACATGAAAGTATTGCTTCAAAACCAGGCCTTAAAGCTTGGAGCACGGACTGGTCTCCTATTGATCAGGAGGGTGTTAGATTTCCAGATTCAGAACTTTCTGAAACAGAAGAAGCAAATTTTCATGACATGTTCTCAGATGATGAGTCAGTGGCACGCTACCATTTAGGTCATAGCTCGAATGATAATTCATCAGATGAAAGTGATATTGATTCAAGATTTCACCTAAGAGGGTTGGTTACAGCGGATATTCCAACAGATATTCAGCAGCAGACAATTTTTCTGGGAAAtttgaaaagagagagaaatgaAATCACACACATGGATTATAACAATGCCAATATCTTGGAGCAACCAACTGAGCATCTAAATACAGAGGAGAGTTTCTTTGAAACAAATGAAGGGTTTTCTATGAGGAATGAAGAACTGATCTTGGTGAGAGATAGGGAAACACCTGGAAGTCTCAATGAACTTTCTCATAATTCATTTGACTGTTGTGTTTCAAAAAATACATTTTATAGTGCAGCTGAGAGAACCATACCAGTTGGGTTAAGTGCAATAAGCACTGGAGAAGGGACTTGTGGTGATGACCTAAATGTTGCATTCCCAGAAATGCCTGTTGCGATTGCAGTCAGACGAGATGCTTCAAGTTCATACCATCCCTCTCCGATTTGTTTTCAGAAACATTATCGAGAATTTATGATAGCCTCATTGCCTGATTTGAAAGTGCTTGATAATGTGCCTATATCTCAGTTGGAGAGGGAAAGAGCACAAACAATATTTTTACAACATTTTGAATTGCTGCCATACAATAGGAGAGATAAAGAGAATGTCACTAAGATTTTAAATGGACGTGAAACTGGGGTGAGTTCTGGAATACAAAGTTCTTCCAAACTAAAACGATTGGGCATGGCCAATGGTAATGCCGTTTCATTTCGTCAATCTATTTGTGCAAGTAAAATGGCGGCATGGCCAGATATTCACCCCATCTCTAAATTGAAAAAAAGCCCTACCGAGATTAATAAAAAGTTTCGGCCCCGGCAATTTGAATATCACCAAATAGATTCTAATTTGATGGTCTTTGGGACTCTGGATGGAGAAGTAGTTGTGATCAACCATGAAAGTGGTAAACTTGTTGGTCACGTTCAGTCGGTTGGAGCAAATCACAGTATTCTTGGGCTGTGTTGGTTCAGCAAGGACCCTACAAAG CTTATTGCTGGCTCTGACAATGGCACATTACAATTATATGATGTGAACCGGATGCGTTCAGCACTACTTTCTGGAAGATGTGGTGCAAACAGCAGTAATAGGAACCCTTCTTCATATACATATGAAGAGTTTGAGTCATTAACATCTGTCCATATCAATGCAACAGACAATTATTTTCTTGCTAGTGGCTATTCAAAACATGTTGCTCTGTATGATATTTGCAGTGGGAGACGTTTACAAGTTTTTGAAGATCTTCACGGTGAACATATAAATGTTGTGAAATTTTCTCACCATTCTCCCAACATATTTGCTacttcatcatttgacaaggacATCAAGATGTGGGATTTACGACAGAAGCCAACACATCCTCTGTATACAAATACCAGCACAAAAGGAAATGTGATGGTCTGCTTCTCTCATGATGATCATTATCTTCTTTCTTCAGCTGTGGATAATGAG GTTAAGCAACATTTAGCTGTGGATGGGAGGCTACATACCAAATTTGACATTGCATCAACAGGAGGTGTTCAGAACTATACTCGTTCATATTACATGAATGGGAAAGATTATATTATTAGTGGGAGTTGTGAGGAAAATGTTGTTCGTATTTGCTGTGCTCAGACTGGTAGAAGGCTTAGGGATCTTGCCCTTGAG